The following proteins are co-located in the Solanum pennellii chromosome 8, SPENNV200 genome:
- the LOC107029104 gene encoding beta-amylase 8 isoform X3, whose amino-acid sequence MSNPHHHISNTQDPDPQFPNPNDDPNPNHPLQPQSNPQPRRPRGFAATSAAAAATGTINKSRKEREKEKERTKLRERHRRAITSRMLAGLRQYGNFPLPVRADMNDVLAALARQAGWTVEPDGTTFRQTPAPVNNASNMVMSVESPVSGSSFRNCSTRASVDCQPSVTRINESLSPASFDSIVVTESDTKVDKFTSTSPMNSTGCLEAGQLMQELHCGEHGGSFSETQYIPVFVMLSQSGVINNFCQLMDPDGVKQELQQLKSLKIDGVVVNCWWGIVESWVPQKYEWSGYRELFKIIRDFYMKLQVVMAFHENGGSDTGGMFISLPQWVLEIGKDNQDIFFTDHQGRRNTECLSWGIDKERVLRGRTAIEVYFDLMRSFRTEFDDLFADGLISAVEIGLGASGELKYPSFSERMGWRYPGIGEFQCYDKYSLQNLRKAATSRGHSFWAKGPDNAGFYNAKPHETGFFCERGDYDSYYGRFFLHWYRQVLIDHADNVLTLASLAFEGIQIVVKIPSIYWWYRTSSHAAELTAGYYNPTNQDGYSPVFEVLKKHSVTIKFVSSGLQVPETDDALADPEGLSWQIMNSAWDKEINVAGQNAFPCYDREGFMRLVETAKPRNDPDRHRFSFFAFQQPSPLVQSAICFSELDYFIKCMHGIVISVFFFRRNQQCGILDHHRIFA is encoded by the exons ATGAGCAATCCCCATCACCACATTTCGAATACCCAAGATCCGGATCCCCAATTTCCCAACCCGAATGATGATCCAAACCCGAATCACCCTCTTCAGCCCCAATCCAATCCCCAACCTCGCCGTCCCCGCGGCTTCGCCGCCACAAGCGCCGCCGCTGCTGCCACCGGAACTATTAATAAGAgcagaaaagagagagagaaggaGAAGGAACGAACGAAGCTACGAGAACGTCACCGGCGAGCAATTACGAGCCGAATGCTTGCTGGACTTCGTCAGTACGGGAATTTCCCACTTCCTGTTCGTGCTGATATGAATGATGTACTTGCTGCACTTGCTCGGCAAGCTGGTTGGACTGTTGAGCCTGATGGTACCACCTTTAGACAAACTCCTGCTCCTGTGAATAATGCTTCAAATATG GTGATGTCTGTTGAGAGCCCAGTTTCTGGCAGTTCCTTTAGAAATTGCTCAACCAGAGCATCTGTGGACTGTCAGCCATCAGTTACTAGGATCAATGAGAGTTTATCGCCAGCATCTTTTGATTCTATTGTGGTCACAGAAAGTGACACGAAGGTTGATAAATTCACAAGTACCAGTCCAATGAATTCTACAGGATGTTTAGAGGCAGGCCAG CTCATGCAAGAACTTCACTGTGGGGAGCATGGAGGTAGTTTTTCAGAGACTCAATACATCCCTGTTTTTGTTATGCTTTCT CAGAGTGGTGTAATCAACAATTTCTGCCAGTTGATGGATCCTGATGGTGTTAAACAGGAGTTGCAACAgcttaagtctttaaaaatcgATGGTGTTGTGGTAAATTGCTGGTGGGGCATCGTTGAAAGCTGGGTGCCTCAAAAATATGAGTGGTCTGGCTACAGagaattgttcaaaataatCCGTGATTTCTATATGAAACTACAG GTTGTAATGGCATTTCATGAAAATGGAGGAAGTGATACTGGTGGCATGTTCATATCCCTTCCTCAGTGGGTTCTGGAGATAGGCAAAGACAATCAGGATATATTCTTCACAGATCATCAAGGAAGAAGGAACACAGAATGCCTATCCTGGGGCATTGACAAAGAACGAGTATTAAGAGGTAGAACTGCCATCGAg GTTTACTTTGATTTGATGAGAAGCTTCCGCACTGAATTTGATGACTTGTTCGCTGATGGTCTAATTTCTGCTGTTGAAATTGGACTTGGAGCTTCTGGGGAGCTAAAGTACCCTTCCTTTTCTGAAAGGATGGGATGGAGGTATCCTGGTATTGGTGAGTTTCAG TGCTATGATAAATATTCTCTGCAGAATCTTCGAAAAGCTGCAACATCAAGGGGACACTCTTTCTGGGCCAAGGGTCCTGATAATGCTGGTTTTTACAATGCTAAGCCACATGAAACTGGATTCTTCTGTGAGCGAGGTGATTATGATAGCTACTATGGGAGATTTTTCCTCCATTGGTATAGACAGGTCTTAATAGATCATGCTGATAACGTTCTCACCCTGGCAAGTCTTGCATTTGAGGGGATACAAATTGTCGTGAAG ATTCCATCAATTTATTGGTGGTACAGAACGAGCAGCCATGCTGCAGAGCTCACAGCTGGATATTATAACCCAACGAATCAGGATGGCTATTCTCCAGTGTTTGAAGTTCTCAAAAAGCACTCTGTAACAATAAAGTTTGTAAGCTCAGGGCTTCAGGTTCCAGAAACTGATGACGCGTTAGCAGATCCAGAAGGCTTGAGTTGGCAG ATCATGAATTCAGCATGGGATAAGGAGATCAATGTTGCTGGTCAGAATGCATTTCCGTGCTATGATAGAGAAGGATTTATGAGGCTGGTTGAGACTGCAAAGCCTAGAAATGATCCTGATCGTCACCGTTTCTCCTTTTTTGCATTCCAACAACCATCGCCTTTGGTTCAGAGTGCAATATGTTTCTCGGAACTGGACTACTTCATCAAATGCATGCACGGTATTGTTATCTCAGTTTTTTTCTTTAG GAGAAATCAACAATGTGGAATCTTAGATCATCATAGAATCTTTGCTTGA
- the LOC107029104 gene encoding beta-amylase 8 isoform X4, with translation MSNPHHHISNTQDPDPQFPNPNDDPNPNHPLQPQSNPQPRRPRGFAATSAAAAATGTINKSRKEREKEKERTKLRERHRRAITSRMLAGLRQYGNFPLPVRADMNDVLAALARQAGWTVEPDGTTFRQTPAPVNNASNMVMSVESPVSGSSFRNCSTRASVDCQPSVTRINESLSPASFDSIVVTESDTKVDKFTSTSPMNSTGCLEAGQLMQELHCGEHGGSFSETQYIPVFVMLSSGVINNFCQLMDPDGVKQELQQLKSLKIDGVVVNCWWGIVESWVPQKYEWSGYRELFKIIRDFYMKLQVVMAFHENGGSDTGGMFISLPQWVLEIGKDNQDIFFTDHQGRRNTECLSWGIDKERVLRGRTAIEVYFDLMRSFRTEFDDLFADGLISAVEIGLGASGELKYPSFSERMGWRYPGIGEFQCYDKYSLQNLRKAATSRGHSFWAKGPDNAGFYNAKPHETGFFCERGDYDSYYGRFFLHWYRQVLIDHADNVLTLASLAFEGIQIVVKIPSIYWWYRTSSHAAELTAGYYNPTNQDGYSPVFEVLKKHSVTIKFVSSGLQVPETDDALADPEGLSWQIMNSAWDKEINVAGQNAFPCYDREGFMRLVETAKPRNDPDRHRFSFFAFQQPSPLVQSAICFSELDYFIKCMHGIVISVFFFRRNQQCGILDHHRIFA, from the exons ATGAGCAATCCCCATCACCACATTTCGAATACCCAAGATCCGGATCCCCAATTTCCCAACCCGAATGATGATCCAAACCCGAATCACCCTCTTCAGCCCCAATCCAATCCCCAACCTCGCCGTCCCCGCGGCTTCGCCGCCACAAGCGCCGCCGCTGCTGCCACCGGAACTATTAATAAGAgcagaaaagagagagagaaggaGAAGGAACGAACGAAGCTACGAGAACGTCACCGGCGAGCAATTACGAGCCGAATGCTTGCTGGACTTCGTCAGTACGGGAATTTCCCACTTCCTGTTCGTGCTGATATGAATGATGTACTTGCTGCACTTGCTCGGCAAGCTGGTTGGACTGTTGAGCCTGATGGTACCACCTTTAGACAAACTCCTGCTCCTGTGAATAATGCTTCAAATATG GTGATGTCTGTTGAGAGCCCAGTTTCTGGCAGTTCCTTTAGAAATTGCTCAACCAGAGCATCTGTGGACTGTCAGCCATCAGTTACTAGGATCAATGAGAGTTTATCGCCAGCATCTTTTGATTCTATTGTGGTCACAGAAAGTGACACGAAGGTTGATAAATTCACAAGTACCAGTCCAATGAATTCTACAGGATGTTTAGAGGCAGGCCAG CTCATGCAAGAACTTCACTGTGGGGAGCATGGAGGTAGTTTTTCAGAGACTCAATACATCCCTGTTTTTGTTATGCTTTCT AGTGGTGTAATCAACAATTTCTGCCAGTTGATGGATCCTGATGGTGTTAAACAGGAGTTGCAACAgcttaagtctttaaaaatcgATGGTGTTGTGGTAAATTGCTGGTGGGGCATCGTTGAAAGCTGGGTGCCTCAAAAATATGAGTGGTCTGGCTACAGagaattgttcaaaataatCCGTGATTTCTATATGAAACTACAG GTTGTAATGGCATTTCATGAAAATGGAGGAAGTGATACTGGTGGCATGTTCATATCCCTTCCTCAGTGGGTTCTGGAGATAGGCAAAGACAATCAGGATATATTCTTCACAGATCATCAAGGAAGAAGGAACACAGAATGCCTATCCTGGGGCATTGACAAAGAACGAGTATTAAGAGGTAGAACTGCCATCGAg GTTTACTTTGATTTGATGAGAAGCTTCCGCACTGAATTTGATGACTTGTTCGCTGATGGTCTAATTTCTGCTGTTGAAATTGGACTTGGAGCTTCTGGGGAGCTAAAGTACCCTTCCTTTTCTGAAAGGATGGGATGGAGGTATCCTGGTATTGGTGAGTTTCAG TGCTATGATAAATATTCTCTGCAGAATCTTCGAAAAGCTGCAACATCAAGGGGACACTCTTTCTGGGCCAAGGGTCCTGATAATGCTGGTTTTTACAATGCTAAGCCACATGAAACTGGATTCTTCTGTGAGCGAGGTGATTATGATAGCTACTATGGGAGATTTTTCCTCCATTGGTATAGACAGGTCTTAATAGATCATGCTGATAACGTTCTCACCCTGGCAAGTCTTGCATTTGAGGGGATACAAATTGTCGTGAAG ATTCCATCAATTTATTGGTGGTACAGAACGAGCAGCCATGCTGCAGAGCTCACAGCTGGATATTATAACCCAACGAATCAGGATGGCTATTCTCCAGTGTTTGAAGTTCTCAAAAAGCACTCTGTAACAATAAAGTTTGTAAGCTCAGGGCTTCAGGTTCCAGAAACTGATGACGCGTTAGCAGATCCAGAAGGCTTGAGTTGGCAG ATCATGAATTCAGCATGGGATAAGGAGATCAATGTTGCTGGTCAGAATGCATTTCCGTGCTATGATAGAGAAGGATTTATGAGGCTGGTTGAGACTGCAAAGCCTAGAAATGATCCTGATCGTCACCGTTTCTCCTTTTTTGCATTCCAACAACCATCGCCTTTGGTTCAGAGTGCAATATGTTTCTCGGAACTGGACTACTTCATCAAATGCATGCACGGTATTGTTATCTCAGTTTTTTTCTTTAG GAGAAATCAACAATGTGGAATCTTAGATCATCATAGAATCTTTGCTTGA
- the LOC107029104 gene encoding beta-amylase 8 isoform X1: MSNPHHHISNTQDPDPQFPNPNDDPNPNHPLQPQSNPQPRRPRGFAATSAAAAATGTINKSRKEREKEKERTKLRERHRRAITSRMLAGLRQYGNFPLPVRADMNDVLAALARQAGWTVEPDGTTFRQTPAPVNNASNMGTYQVMSVESPVSGSSFRNCSTRASVDCQPSVTRINESLSPASFDSIVVTESDTKVDKFTSTSPMNSTGCLEAGQLMQELHCGEHGGSFSETQYIPVFVMLSQSGVINNFCQLMDPDGVKQELQQLKSLKIDGVVVNCWWGIVESWVPQKYEWSGYRELFKIIRDFYMKLQVVMAFHENGGSDTGGMFISLPQWVLEIGKDNQDIFFTDHQGRRNTECLSWGIDKERVLRGRTAIEVYFDLMRSFRTEFDDLFADGLISAVEIGLGASGELKYPSFSERMGWRYPGIGEFQCYDKYSLQNLRKAATSRGHSFWAKGPDNAGFYNAKPHETGFFCERGDYDSYYGRFFLHWYRQVLIDHADNVLTLASLAFEGIQIVVKIPSIYWWYRTSSHAAELTAGYYNPTNQDGYSPVFEVLKKHSVTIKFVSSGLQVPETDDALADPEGLSWQIMNSAWDKEINVAGQNAFPCYDREGFMRLVETAKPRNDPDRHRFSFFAFQQPSPLVQSAICFSELDYFIKCMHGIVISVFFFRRNQQCGILDHHRIFA, translated from the exons ATGAGCAATCCCCATCACCACATTTCGAATACCCAAGATCCGGATCCCCAATTTCCCAACCCGAATGATGATCCAAACCCGAATCACCCTCTTCAGCCCCAATCCAATCCCCAACCTCGCCGTCCCCGCGGCTTCGCCGCCACAAGCGCCGCCGCTGCTGCCACCGGAACTATTAATAAGAgcagaaaagagagagagaaggaGAAGGAACGAACGAAGCTACGAGAACGTCACCGGCGAGCAATTACGAGCCGAATGCTTGCTGGACTTCGTCAGTACGGGAATTTCCCACTTCCTGTTCGTGCTGATATGAATGATGTACTTGCTGCACTTGCTCGGCAAGCTGGTTGGACTGTTGAGCCTGATGGTACCACCTTTAGACAAACTCCTGCTCCTGTGAATAATGCTTCAAATATG GGGACTTATCAGGTGATGTCTGTTGAGAGCCCAGTTTCTGGCAGTTCCTTTAGAAATTGCTCAACCAGAGCATCTGTGGACTGTCAGCCATCAGTTACTAGGATCAATGAGAGTTTATCGCCAGCATCTTTTGATTCTATTGTGGTCACAGAAAGTGACACGAAGGTTGATAAATTCACAAGTACCAGTCCAATGAATTCTACAGGATGTTTAGAGGCAGGCCAG CTCATGCAAGAACTTCACTGTGGGGAGCATGGAGGTAGTTTTTCAGAGACTCAATACATCCCTGTTTTTGTTATGCTTTCT CAGAGTGGTGTAATCAACAATTTCTGCCAGTTGATGGATCCTGATGGTGTTAAACAGGAGTTGCAACAgcttaagtctttaaaaatcgATGGTGTTGTGGTAAATTGCTGGTGGGGCATCGTTGAAAGCTGGGTGCCTCAAAAATATGAGTGGTCTGGCTACAGagaattgttcaaaataatCCGTGATTTCTATATGAAACTACAG GTTGTAATGGCATTTCATGAAAATGGAGGAAGTGATACTGGTGGCATGTTCATATCCCTTCCTCAGTGGGTTCTGGAGATAGGCAAAGACAATCAGGATATATTCTTCACAGATCATCAAGGAAGAAGGAACACAGAATGCCTATCCTGGGGCATTGACAAAGAACGAGTATTAAGAGGTAGAACTGCCATCGAg GTTTACTTTGATTTGATGAGAAGCTTCCGCACTGAATTTGATGACTTGTTCGCTGATGGTCTAATTTCTGCTGTTGAAATTGGACTTGGAGCTTCTGGGGAGCTAAAGTACCCTTCCTTTTCTGAAAGGATGGGATGGAGGTATCCTGGTATTGGTGAGTTTCAG TGCTATGATAAATATTCTCTGCAGAATCTTCGAAAAGCTGCAACATCAAGGGGACACTCTTTCTGGGCCAAGGGTCCTGATAATGCTGGTTTTTACAATGCTAAGCCACATGAAACTGGATTCTTCTGTGAGCGAGGTGATTATGATAGCTACTATGGGAGATTTTTCCTCCATTGGTATAGACAGGTCTTAATAGATCATGCTGATAACGTTCTCACCCTGGCAAGTCTTGCATTTGAGGGGATACAAATTGTCGTGAAG ATTCCATCAATTTATTGGTGGTACAGAACGAGCAGCCATGCTGCAGAGCTCACAGCTGGATATTATAACCCAACGAATCAGGATGGCTATTCTCCAGTGTTTGAAGTTCTCAAAAAGCACTCTGTAACAATAAAGTTTGTAAGCTCAGGGCTTCAGGTTCCAGAAACTGATGACGCGTTAGCAGATCCAGAAGGCTTGAGTTGGCAG ATCATGAATTCAGCATGGGATAAGGAGATCAATGTTGCTGGTCAGAATGCATTTCCGTGCTATGATAGAGAAGGATTTATGAGGCTGGTTGAGACTGCAAAGCCTAGAAATGATCCTGATCGTCACCGTTTCTCCTTTTTTGCATTCCAACAACCATCGCCTTTGGTTCAGAGTGCAATATGTTTCTCGGAACTGGACTACTTCATCAAATGCATGCACGGTATTGTTATCTCAGTTTTTTTCTTTAG GAGAAATCAACAATGTGGAATCTTAGATCATCATAGAATCTTTGCTTGA
- the LOC107029104 gene encoding beta-amylase 8 isoform X2 produces the protein MSNPHHHISNTQDPDPQFPNPNDDPNPNHPLQPQSNPQPRRPRGFAATSAAAAATGTINKSRKEREKEKERTKLRERHRRAITSRMLAGLRQYGNFPLPVRADMNDVLAALARQAGWTVEPDGTTFRQTPAPVNNASNMGTYQVMSVESPVSGSSFRNCSTRASVDCQPSVTRINESLSPASFDSIVVTESDTKVDKFTSTSPMNSTGCLEAGQLMQELHCGEHGGSFSETQYIPVFVMLSSGVINNFCQLMDPDGVKQELQQLKSLKIDGVVVNCWWGIVESWVPQKYEWSGYRELFKIIRDFYMKLQVVMAFHENGGSDTGGMFISLPQWVLEIGKDNQDIFFTDHQGRRNTECLSWGIDKERVLRGRTAIEVYFDLMRSFRTEFDDLFADGLISAVEIGLGASGELKYPSFSERMGWRYPGIGEFQCYDKYSLQNLRKAATSRGHSFWAKGPDNAGFYNAKPHETGFFCERGDYDSYYGRFFLHWYRQVLIDHADNVLTLASLAFEGIQIVVKIPSIYWWYRTSSHAAELTAGYYNPTNQDGYSPVFEVLKKHSVTIKFVSSGLQVPETDDALADPEGLSWQIMNSAWDKEINVAGQNAFPCYDREGFMRLVETAKPRNDPDRHRFSFFAFQQPSPLVQSAICFSELDYFIKCMHGIVISVFFFRRNQQCGILDHHRIFA, from the exons ATGAGCAATCCCCATCACCACATTTCGAATACCCAAGATCCGGATCCCCAATTTCCCAACCCGAATGATGATCCAAACCCGAATCACCCTCTTCAGCCCCAATCCAATCCCCAACCTCGCCGTCCCCGCGGCTTCGCCGCCACAAGCGCCGCCGCTGCTGCCACCGGAACTATTAATAAGAgcagaaaagagagagagaaggaGAAGGAACGAACGAAGCTACGAGAACGTCACCGGCGAGCAATTACGAGCCGAATGCTTGCTGGACTTCGTCAGTACGGGAATTTCCCACTTCCTGTTCGTGCTGATATGAATGATGTACTTGCTGCACTTGCTCGGCAAGCTGGTTGGACTGTTGAGCCTGATGGTACCACCTTTAGACAAACTCCTGCTCCTGTGAATAATGCTTCAAATATG GGGACTTATCAGGTGATGTCTGTTGAGAGCCCAGTTTCTGGCAGTTCCTTTAGAAATTGCTCAACCAGAGCATCTGTGGACTGTCAGCCATCAGTTACTAGGATCAATGAGAGTTTATCGCCAGCATCTTTTGATTCTATTGTGGTCACAGAAAGTGACACGAAGGTTGATAAATTCACAAGTACCAGTCCAATGAATTCTACAGGATGTTTAGAGGCAGGCCAG CTCATGCAAGAACTTCACTGTGGGGAGCATGGAGGTAGTTTTTCAGAGACTCAATACATCCCTGTTTTTGTTATGCTTTCT AGTGGTGTAATCAACAATTTCTGCCAGTTGATGGATCCTGATGGTGTTAAACAGGAGTTGCAACAgcttaagtctttaaaaatcgATGGTGTTGTGGTAAATTGCTGGTGGGGCATCGTTGAAAGCTGGGTGCCTCAAAAATATGAGTGGTCTGGCTACAGagaattgttcaaaataatCCGTGATTTCTATATGAAACTACAG GTTGTAATGGCATTTCATGAAAATGGAGGAAGTGATACTGGTGGCATGTTCATATCCCTTCCTCAGTGGGTTCTGGAGATAGGCAAAGACAATCAGGATATATTCTTCACAGATCATCAAGGAAGAAGGAACACAGAATGCCTATCCTGGGGCATTGACAAAGAACGAGTATTAAGAGGTAGAACTGCCATCGAg GTTTACTTTGATTTGATGAGAAGCTTCCGCACTGAATTTGATGACTTGTTCGCTGATGGTCTAATTTCTGCTGTTGAAATTGGACTTGGAGCTTCTGGGGAGCTAAAGTACCCTTCCTTTTCTGAAAGGATGGGATGGAGGTATCCTGGTATTGGTGAGTTTCAG TGCTATGATAAATATTCTCTGCAGAATCTTCGAAAAGCTGCAACATCAAGGGGACACTCTTTCTGGGCCAAGGGTCCTGATAATGCTGGTTTTTACAATGCTAAGCCACATGAAACTGGATTCTTCTGTGAGCGAGGTGATTATGATAGCTACTATGGGAGATTTTTCCTCCATTGGTATAGACAGGTCTTAATAGATCATGCTGATAACGTTCTCACCCTGGCAAGTCTTGCATTTGAGGGGATACAAATTGTCGTGAAG ATTCCATCAATTTATTGGTGGTACAGAACGAGCAGCCATGCTGCAGAGCTCACAGCTGGATATTATAACCCAACGAATCAGGATGGCTATTCTCCAGTGTTTGAAGTTCTCAAAAAGCACTCTGTAACAATAAAGTTTGTAAGCTCAGGGCTTCAGGTTCCAGAAACTGATGACGCGTTAGCAGATCCAGAAGGCTTGAGTTGGCAG ATCATGAATTCAGCATGGGATAAGGAGATCAATGTTGCTGGTCAGAATGCATTTCCGTGCTATGATAGAGAAGGATTTATGAGGCTGGTTGAGACTGCAAAGCCTAGAAATGATCCTGATCGTCACCGTTTCTCCTTTTTTGCATTCCAACAACCATCGCCTTTGGTTCAGAGTGCAATATGTTTCTCGGAACTGGACTACTTCATCAAATGCATGCACGGTATTGTTATCTCAGTTTTTTTCTTTAG GAGAAATCAACAATGTGGAATCTTAGATCATCATAGAATCTTTGCTTGA
- the LOC107029104 gene encoding beta-amylase 8 isoform X5, translating to MSNPHHHISNTQDPDPQFPNPNDDPNPNHPLQPQSNPQPRRPRGFAATSAAAAATGTINKSRKEREKEKERTKLRERHRRAITSRMLAGLRQYGNFPLPVRADMNDVLAALARQAGWTVEPDGTTFRQTPAPVNNASNMGTYQVMSVESPVSGSSFRNCSTRASVDCQPSVTRINESLSPASFDSIVVTESDTKVDKFTSTSPMNSTGCLEAGQLMQELHCGEHGGSFSETQYIPVFVMLSQSGVINNFCQLMDPDGVKQELQQLKSLKIDGVVVNCWWGIVESWVPQKYEWSGYRELFKIIRDFYMKLQVVMAFHENGGSDTGGMFISLPQWVLEIGKDNQDIFFTDHQGRRNTECLSWGIDKERVLRGRTAIEVYFDLMRSFRTEFDDLFADGLISAVEIGLGASGELKYPSFSERMGWRYPGIGEFQCYDKYSLQNLRKAATSRGHSFWAKGPDNAGFYNAKPHETGFFCERGDYDSYYGRFFLHWYRQVLIDHADNVLTLASLAFEGIQIVVKIPSIYWWYRTSSHAAELTAGYYNPTNQDGYSPVFEVLKKHSVTIKFVSSGLQVPETDDALADPEGLSWQIMNSAWDKEINVAGQNAFPCYDREGFMRLVETAKPRNDPDRHRFSFFAFQQPSPLVQSAICFSELDYFIKCMHGEINNVES from the exons ATGAGCAATCCCCATCACCACATTTCGAATACCCAAGATCCGGATCCCCAATTTCCCAACCCGAATGATGATCCAAACCCGAATCACCCTCTTCAGCCCCAATCCAATCCCCAACCTCGCCGTCCCCGCGGCTTCGCCGCCACAAGCGCCGCCGCTGCTGCCACCGGAACTATTAATAAGAgcagaaaagagagagagaaggaGAAGGAACGAACGAAGCTACGAGAACGTCACCGGCGAGCAATTACGAGCCGAATGCTTGCTGGACTTCGTCAGTACGGGAATTTCCCACTTCCTGTTCGTGCTGATATGAATGATGTACTTGCTGCACTTGCTCGGCAAGCTGGTTGGACTGTTGAGCCTGATGGTACCACCTTTAGACAAACTCCTGCTCCTGTGAATAATGCTTCAAATATG GGGACTTATCAGGTGATGTCTGTTGAGAGCCCAGTTTCTGGCAGTTCCTTTAGAAATTGCTCAACCAGAGCATCTGTGGACTGTCAGCCATCAGTTACTAGGATCAATGAGAGTTTATCGCCAGCATCTTTTGATTCTATTGTGGTCACAGAAAGTGACACGAAGGTTGATAAATTCACAAGTACCAGTCCAATGAATTCTACAGGATGTTTAGAGGCAGGCCAG CTCATGCAAGAACTTCACTGTGGGGAGCATGGAGGTAGTTTTTCAGAGACTCAATACATCCCTGTTTTTGTTATGCTTTCT CAGAGTGGTGTAATCAACAATTTCTGCCAGTTGATGGATCCTGATGGTGTTAAACAGGAGTTGCAACAgcttaagtctttaaaaatcgATGGTGTTGTGGTAAATTGCTGGTGGGGCATCGTTGAAAGCTGGGTGCCTCAAAAATATGAGTGGTCTGGCTACAGagaattgttcaaaataatCCGTGATTTCTATATGAAACTACAG GTTGTAATGGCATTTCATGAAAATGGAGGAAGTGATACTGGTGGCATGTTCATATCCCTTCCTCAGTGGGTTCTGGAGATAGGCAAAGACAATCAGGATATATTCTTCACAGATCATCAAGGAAGAAGGAACACAGAATGCCTATCCTGGGGCATTGACAAAGAACGAGTATTAAGAGGTAGAACTGCCATCGAg GTTTACTTTGATTTGATGAGAAGCTTCCGCACTGAATTTGATGACTTGTTCGCTGATGGTCTAATTTCTGCTGTTGAAATTGGACTTGGAGCTTCTGGGGAGCTAAAGTACCCTTCCTTTTCTGAAAGGATGGGATGGAGGTATCCTGGTATTGGTGAGTTTCAG TGCTATGATAAATATTCTCTGCAGAATCTTCGAAAAGCTGCAACATCAAGGGGACACTCTTTCTGGGCCAAGGGTCCTGATAATGCTGGTTTTTACAATGCTAAGCCACATGAAACTGGATTCTTCTGTGAGCGAGGTGATTATGATAGCTACTATGGGAGATTTTTCCTCCATTGGTATAGACAGGTCTTAATAGATCATGCTGATAACGTTCTCACCCTGGCAAGTCTTGCATTTGAGGGGATACAAATTGTCGTGAAG ATTCCATCAATTTATTGGTGGTACAGAACGAGCAGCCATGCTGCAGAGCTCACAGCTGGATATTATAACCCAACGAATCAGGATGGCTATTCTCCAGTGTTTGAAGTTCTCAAAAAGCACTCTGTAACAATAAAGTTTGTAAGCTCAGGGCTTCAGGTTCCAGAAACTGATGACGCGTTAGCAGATCCAGAAGGCTTGAGTTGGCAG ATCATGAATTCAGCATGGGATAAGGAGATCAATGTTGCTGGTCAGAATGCATTTCCGTGCTATGATAGAGAAGGATTTATGAGGCTGGTTGAGACTGCAAAGCCTAGAAATGATCCTGATCGTCACCGTTTCTCCTTTTTTGCATTCCAACAACCATCGCCTTTGGTTCAGAGTGCAATATGTTTCTCGGAACTGGACTACTTCATCAAATGCATGCACG GAGAAATCAACAATGTGGAATCTTAG